GAAGGCGCTGCTCCAGCTCTTTTTCGTTCGTTGTTAGTTCTTGCATGATCGGAATACTCATATCGGTATTGGGGTTGTACTTAAGGCCCCAATGCATGATGGCAAATATGACCGGAATCAGGTCAAGTGCTTTTTGAGTTGGCCGATACATCGTTTGTGCCCGATTTGACTCGCCTTCAATTTTGACGAGCAAGCCTGCTTCAACTAGTGATTGGAGCCGTGCGCTCAAAATATTGGTTGCGATGCGCTCACGTGAAGCGAGGAATTCGCGGTAATACCGCTTGTTATGGATAAGGACGTCACGAAGGACGACGAGGCTCCATGGATCGCCCCATATATCGAGCGCATATACAATTGGACAAACGGTAGATGTTCGCTTTTTCATGATCATGATTATACGATCTGTGCTTGCATTTTGCAAGTTTTATTGTGGTCGTTCTAAACAGGTTACCCTCTCTGTCGTGATCAGGCTGCGTCTAATGCTATTCCTGCCAGGTCACTGGTTTATCGAGGATGACGCCATCCGTCTGCACCCATTGTCGGAGACTGCCCGCTTGGACTTGAATTGCGATGAAATACAAATCGCCAGTACCGTTATTGCGTATTCATTCGTAAACTTCCTTTCGGTTTAAGTTTAGTACCGGCACACGAAGAATTAAACTAAACGTTAAACTATAAGGCCGGCAGGGATTTGGCTGTTTCGAGGATGTCAACCGGCATTTCATTTAGGTACACAGTGAAAAAAGAGTCCATGGTAATATGGATAAAACACTATGTACGTGGAGGGGATTTTTTCTATGCCACCAAAGAAGGGACAGAAGTTTTTACGTTGCGAACCGCAAGAAAGTACGCCGGCTCATGCGTGAACTCGGTATACGGTCTGTGATTCGTAAGAAGCGTCCGAATGCCGGGCGTAACCGTCTGTGGTATTTGCCAATGAACTCAAACGAGAGTTCCAGGCAGATGCCCCGTTCACCAAGCTAGTCACCGATATTACCTATGTTCGTATCCGCCACGATTTCGTCTACCTGTCGACGATTATGGAGCTGTATAACAACGAGATTGTCGCTTGGAAGCTTTCCGAACGGAATGATCTGCAGCTTGTTCTCGATACCGTGAAGAAGCTTGGTTTCCGTAATGAGACGATTCTTCATTCCGACCAAGGATTCCAGTACACACATAAATCCTACGCAAACCAACTGCAAGCCCAAAGTCTGAAAGGCAGCCACTCCAGACGTGGAAGCTGCTTTGACAACGCCTGCATGGAGTCATTCTTCTCTCACTTGAAAGCGGAACAACTGTATCTGCGAAAACCCAACGACATGTCGACGGCTAAACGTCTTATTGCTGATTACGTTACCTATTACAACCAAGAACGTTTCCAGAAAAAACTCGGCGACCGCTCTCCGGTTGAGTACCGGGTAGCAGCCGCCGCATAA
This genomic window from Paenibacillus humicola contains:
- a CDS encoding winged helix-turn-helix transcriptional regulator, which produces MIMKKRTSTVCPIVYALDIWGDPWSLVVLRDVLIHNKRYYREFLASRERIATNILSARLQSLVEAGLLVKIEGESNRAQTMYRPTQKALDLIPVIFAIMHWGLKYNPNTDMSIPIMQELTTNEKELEQRLLRNFDDVRSQ